One part of the Tachyglossus aculeatus isolate mTacAcu1 chromosome 26, mTacAcu1.pri, whole genome shotgun sequence genome encodes these proteins:
- the TGFB1 gene encoding transforming growth factor beta-1 proprotein: protein MPPSGRAGLGLLLLGLALLGPAAGLSTCKTIDLELVKRKRIEAIRGQILSKLRLASPPQGDGDQGQAQGPLPDAVLALYNSTRDLLGELSRSRERDRPDTDYYAKEVTRIAMLKPNEASYLRYPKVPHSVYFIFNGSAVREAVPEAALLARAELRLLRLKSQTRDGGGGGGGGGGGGGGGGGGGGGGPDDQHVELYQKYGNGSWRYLSSRFVQPSADEDWLSFDVTEVVQRWIKSPEEEEVFRLSAHCSCEGPPPTLEVEIDGFTKLRGDLAAVQDKNQRSPFLLLMATPAERAQHLQSSRRRRDLGKDYCFSTPEEKNCCVRPLYIDFRKDLGWKWIHEPQGYHANFCLGPCPYIWSLDTQYSRVLALYNQHNPGASAAPCCVPQTLDPLTIVYYVGRKPKVEQLSNMVVRSCKCS from the exons ATGCCGCCGTCGGGGCGTGCGGggctggggctgctgctgctggggctggCCCTGCTGGGCCCCGCCGCCGGCCTGTCCACCTGCAAGACCATCGACCTGGAGCTGGTGAAGAGGAAGCGGATCGAGGCCATCCGGGGCCAGATCCTGTCGAAGCTGCGGCTGGCCAGTCCCCCGCAGGGCGACggcgaccagggccaggcccagggccCGCTGCCCGACGCCGTGCTGGCCCTCTACAACAGCACCCGGGACCTGCTGGGCGAGCTCAGCCGCAGCCGGGAGCGGGACAGGCCCGACACCGACTACTACGCCAAGGAGGTCACCCGCATCGCCATGCTCAAGCCCAACGAAG CGTCGTACCTGCGGTACCCCAAGGTGCCCCACAGCGTCTACTTCATCTTCAACGGTTCCGCGGTGCGGGAGGCGGTGCCGGAGGCGGCGCTGCTCGCCCGGGCCGAGCTAAGACTCCTCCGCCTCAAGTCCCAGACCCGggacggcggaggaggaggaggaggaggaggcggaggaggaggaggaggaggcggaggcggaggcggaggccccGACGACCAGCACGTCGAGCTCTACCAG AAATACGGCAACGGATCGTGGCGCTACCTGAGCAGCCGGTTCGTGCAGCCCAGCGCCGACGAGGACTGGCTCTCCTTCGACGTCACCGAGGTCGTGCAGCGCTGGATCAAGAGCCCCG aggaggaagaagtttTCCGGCTCAGCGCCCACTGCTCTTGTGAGGGGCCGCCGCCCACCCTGGAAGTGGAGATCGACG GCTTCACCAAGCTGCGAGGCGATCTAGCCGCGGTGCAGGACAAGAACCAGCGGTCCCCTTTCCTTCTGCTCATGGCCACCCCGGCCGAGCGGGCCCAGCATCTGCAGAGCTCCCGCCGGCGCCGGGACCTGGGCAAGGACTACTGCTTCAG CACGCCGGAGGAGAAGAACTGCTGCGTGCGCCCGCTCTACATCGACTTCCGCAAGGACCTGGGTTGGAAGTGGATCCACGAGCCCCAGGGCTACCACGCCAACTTCTGCCTGGGCCCGTGCCCCTACATCTGGAGCCTGGACACGCAGTACAGCAGG GTCCTGGCTCTGTACAACCAGCACAACCCCGGCGCGTCGGCGGCCCCGTGCTGCGTGCCGCAGACCCTGGACCCGCTGACCATCGTCTACTACGTAGGCCGCAAGCCCAAGGTGGAGCAACTGTCCAACATGGTAGTCCGCTCCTGCAAGTGCAGCTGA
- the B9D2 gene encoding B9 domain-containing protein 2, whose protein sequence is MAELHVIGQILGASGFPQTSLFCKWGVHTGGAWKLLSGVREGQTQVDSPQIGDMAYWSHPIDLHFATKGLQGWPKLHLQVWSQDGFGRCQLAGYGFCHVPTSPGSHRLECVTWRPLGSWQERLAGAFVGGGPQLLHSDVVYSGADRYRLHTAAAGTVVLHLTVLPRHFARYGVEC, encoded by the exons ATGGCAGAGTTGCACGTCATCGGCCAGATTTTGGGGGCCAGTGGTTTCCCCCAGACGAGCCTCTTCTGCAAGTGGGGGGTCCACACAG GTGGGGCATGGAAGTTGCTGTCCGGTGTGCGGGAAGGGCAGACGCAGGTGGACAGCCCCCAGATTGGCGACATGGCCTACTGGTCCCACCCCATCGATCTGCACTTTGCCACCAAGGGCCTTCAGG GCTGGCCCAAGCTCCATCTCCAAGTGTGGTCCCAGGACGGATTCGGCCGCTGCCAACTCGCGGGCTACGGCTTCTGTCACGTACCCACCAGCCCGGGCTCCCACCGGTTGGAGTGCGTCACGTGGCGGCCCCTCGGCAGCTGGCAAGAGCGCCTGGCGGGGGCCTTCGTGGGCGGCgggccccagctcctccacagcgACGTGGTCTACAGCGGGGCCGACCGCTACCGCCTGCACACGGCCGCCGCCGGCACCGTGGTGCTCCACCTCACCGTGCTGCCCCGGCACTTTGCCCGCTACGGGGTTGAGTGCTGA